In one window of Microtus pennsylvanicus isolate mMicPen1 chromosome 2, mMicPen1.hap1, whole genome shotgun sequence DNA:
- the Prr5 gene encoding proline-rich protein 5 isoform X1, translated as MRTLRRLKFMSSPSLSDLGKREPGAAGADERGTQQRRACANATWNSIHNGVIAVFQRKGLPDQELFILNEGVRQLLKTELGSFFTEYLQNQLLTKGMVILRDKIRFYEGQKLLDSLAETWDFFFSDVLPTLQAIFYPVQGKEPSVRQLALLHFRNTITLSVKLEDALARSHARVPPAIAQMLLVLQGVHESRGVTEDYLRLETLIQKVVSPYLGTYGLYSSEGPCTHSCILEKRLLRRSRSGDVLAKNPVVRSKSYNTPLLNPVAEHEAEGTAAGGTSIRRHSVSEMTSCPEPQGFVDTPGQGPSGTFRSSPMPHSGPCPSRLYPPARSPEQDPAHGSPPTSSPETLVDQILESVDSDSEGIFIDFGRGSRSSVSDFGATGSRPSVV; from the exons ATGAGGACTCTCCGCAGGTTGAAGTTCATGAGTTCGCCCAGCCTCAGTGACCTGGGCAAGAGGGAGCCGGGCGCGGCGGGTGCGGACGAGCGGGGCACGCAGCAGCGCCGAGCCTGCGCCAACGCCACCTGGAACAG CATCCATAACGGCGTGATCGCTGTCTTCCAGCGCAAGGGGCTGCCCGACCAGGAGCTCTTCATCCTCAATGAGGGTGTCCG GCAGCTGTTGAAGACGGAGCTGGGGTCCTTCTTCACTGAGTACCTGCAG AACCAGCTGCTCACAAAGGGCATGGTGATCCTTCGTGACAAGATACGCTTCTACGAGG GACAGAAGCTGCTAGACTCGCTGGCGGAGACCTGGGATTTCTTCTTCAGTGACGTGCTGCCCACGCTGCAGGCCATCTTCTACCCTGTACAG GGCAAGGAGCCGTCGGTGCGCCAGCTTGCCCTGCTGCATTTCCGGAACACCATTACCCTCAGTGTGAAGCTGGAGGACGCACTGGCCCGCTCCCACGCACGCGTCCCCCCTGCCATCGCACAGATGCTGCTGGTACTGCAG GGGGTACATGAGTCCAGGGGTGTGACCGAAGACTACCTGCGTTTGGAGACACTGATCCAGAAGGTGGTGTCACCGTACCTGGGCACCTATGGCCTCTACTCCAGCGAAGGGCCCTGCACCCATTCCTGCATCCTCG AGAAACGGCTCCTGCGCCGCTCCCGCTCTGGGGACGTCCTCGCCAAGAACCCGGTGGTGCGCTCCAAAAGCTACAACACACCCCTGCTCAATCCCGTGGCTGAGCACGAAGCGGAGGGCACAGCGGCCGGTGGTACAAGCATCCGCAGGCACTCCGTCTCTGAGATGACATCTTGTCCTGAGCCCCAGGGCTTTGTGGACACACCTGGCCAGGGCCCTTCAGGGACCTTCAGGTCCTCTCCAATGCCCCACTCGGGGCCTTGCCCCAGCAGACTGTACCCCCCTGCCCGTTCCCCCGAGCAGGACCCGGCCCACGGctccccacccacctccagccCTGAGACACTGGTGGACCAGATCCTGGAGTCCGTGGACTCAGACTCCGAAGGAATATTCATTGACTTTGGGCGGGGTAGTCGCTCCAGTGTGTCTGACTTTGGTGCAACCGGAAGCCGGCCTAGTGTTGTGTGA
- the Prr5 gene encoding proline-rich protein 5 isoform X2 — translation MSSPSLSDLGKREPGAAGADERGTQQRRACANATWNSIHNGVIAVFQRKGLPDQELFILNEGVRQLLKTELGSFFTEYLQNQLLTKGMVILRDKIRFYEGQKLLDSLAETWDFFFSDVLPTLQAIFYPVQGKEPSVRQLALLHFRNTITLSVKLEDALARSHARVPPAIAQMLLVLQGVHESRGVTEDYLRLETLIQKVVSPYLGTYGLYSSEGPCTHSCILEKRLLRRSRSGDVLAKNPVVRSKSYNTPLLNPVAEHEAEGTAAGGTSIRRHSVSEMTSCPEPQGFVDTPGQGPSGTFRSSPMPHSGPCPSRLYPPARSPEQDPAHGSPPTSSPETLVDQILESVDSDSEGIFIDFGRGSRSSVSDFGATGSRPSVV, via the exons ATGAGTTCGCCCAGCCTCAGTGACCTGGGCAAGAGGGAGCCGGGCGCGGCGGGTGCGGACGAGCGGGGCACGCAGCAGCGCCGAGCCTGCGCCAACGCCACCTGGAACAG CATCCATAACGGCGTGATCGCTGTCTTCCAGCGCAAGGGGCTGCCCGACCAGGAGCTCTTCATCCTCAATGAGGGTGTCCG GCAGCTGTTGAAGACGGAGCTGGGGTCCTTCTTCACTGAGTACCTGCAG AACCAGCTGCTCACAAAGGGCATGGTGATCCTTCGTGACAAGATACGCTTCTACGAGG GACAGAAGCTGCTAGACTCGCTGGCGGAGACCTGGGATTTCTTCTTCAGTGACGTGCTGCCCACGCTGCAGGCCATCTTCTACCCTGTACAG GGCAAGGAGCCGTCGGTGCGCCAGCTTGCCCTGCTGCATTTCCGGAACACCATTACCCTCAGTGTGAAGCTGGAGGACGCACTGGCCCGCTCCCACGCACGCGTCCCCCCTGCCATCGCACAGATGCTGCTGGTACTGCAG GGGGTACATGAGTCCAGGGGTGTGACCGAAGACTACCTGCGTTTGGAGACACTGATCCAGAAGGTGGTGTCACCGTACCTGGGCACCTATGGCCTCTACTCCAGCGAAGGGCCCTGCACCCATTCCTGCATCCTCG AGAAACGGCTCCTGCGCCGCTCCCGCTCTGGGGACGTCCTCGCCAAGAACCCGGTGGTGCGCTCCAAAAGCTACAACACACCCCTGCTCAATCCCGTGGCTGAGCACGAAGCGGAGGGCACAGCGGCCGGTGGTACAAGCATCCGCAGGCACTCCGTCTCTGAGATGACATCTTGTCCTGAGCCCCAGGGCTTTGTGGACACACCTGGCCAGGGCCCTTCAGGGACCTTCAGGTCCTCTCCAATGCCCCACTCGGGGCCTTGCCCCAGCAGACTGTACCCCCCTGCCCGTTCCCCCGAGCAGGACCCGGCCCACGGctccccacccacctccagccCTGAGACACTGGTGGACCAGATCCTGGAGTCCGTGGACTCAGACTCCGAAGGAATATTCATTGACTTTGGGCGGGGTAGTCGCTCCAGTGTGTCTGACTTTGGTGCAACCGGAAGCCGGCCTAGTGTTGTGTGA
- the Prr5 gene encoding proline-rich protein 5 isoform X3 — MVILRDKIRFYEGQKLLDSLAETWDFFFSDVLPTLQAIFYPVQGKEPSVRQLALLHFRNTITLSVKLEDALARSHARVPPAIAQMLLVLQGVHESRGVTEDYLRLETLIQKVVSPYLGTYGLYSSEGPCTHSCILEKRLLRRSRSGDVLAKNPVVRSKSYNTPLLNPVAEHEAEGTAAGGTSIRRHSVSEMTSCPEPQGFVDTPGQGPSGTFRSSPMPHSGPCPSRLYPPARSPEQDPAHGSPPTSSPETLVDQILESVDSDSEGIFIDFGRGSRSSVSDFGATGSRPSVV, encoded by the exons ATGGTGATCCTTCGTGACAAGATACGCTTCTACGAGG GACAGAAGCTGCTAGACTCGCTGGCGGAGACCTGGGATTTCTTCTTCAGTGACGTGCTGCCCACGCTGCAGGCCATCTTCTACCCTGTACAG GGCAAGGAGCCGTCGGTGCGCCAGCTTGCCCTGCTGCATTTCCGGAACACCATTACCCTCAGTGTGAAGCTGGAGGACGCACTGGCCCGCTCCCACGCACGCGTCCCCCCTGCCATCGCACAGATGCTGCTGGTACTGCAG GGGGTACATGAGTCCAGGGGTGTGACCGAAGACTACCTGCGTTTGGAGACACTGATCCAGAAGGTGGTGTCACCGTACCTGGGCACCTATGGCCTCTACTCCAGCGAAGGGCCCTGCACCCATTCCTGCATCCTCG AGAAACGGCTCCTGCGCCGCTCCCGCTCTGGGGACGTCCTCGCCAAGAACCCGGTGGTGCGCTCCAAAAGCTACAACACACCCCTGCTCAATCCCGTGGCTGAGCACGAAGCGGAGGGCACAGCGGCCGGTGGTACAAGCATCCGCAGGCACTCCGTCTCTGAGATGACATCTTGTCCTGAGCCCCAGGGCTTTGTGGACACACCTGGCCAGGGCCCTTCAGGGACCTTCAGGTCCTCTCCAATGCCCCACTCGGGGCCTTGCCCCAGCAGACTGTACCCCCCTGCCCGTTCCCCCGAGCAGGACCCGGCCCACGGctccccacccacctccagccCTGAGACACTGGTGGACCAGATCCTGGAGTCCGTGGACTCAGACTCCGAAGGAATATTCATTGACTTTGGGCGGGGTAGTCGCTCCAGTGTGTCTGACTTTGGTGCAACCGGAAGCCGGCCTAGTGTTGTGTGA